From Spartobacteria bacterium, the proteins below share one genomic window:
- a CDS encoding LuxR family transcriptional regulator has translation MLHGAPLSEFHVKERKDDLLTALLMDGAPGPFVRSQVIGTSEIRQTAAYEEVHKPLGILDIIAAPVSTASDLYVFAWLRDTFYYEKDRQLAALLRDQIRIAMRNHYVLRQAEEVGHFCAAPERLVWAVDVKPDGTLLQWPDALQKHLQELLGEANPAKLTADWGLCEWLRGRIRQYPWMDDRESRRVLHMACGRPVVTVHFSGDSQERYRVFFAVINISGPPDHYGMTDREKDVLRWVCQGKRNEEIAVILGISPFTVRNHVEKVLAKLGVENRGSAAAMAHHWFQ, from the coding sequence ATGCTGCATGGCGCACCGCTATCAGAATTTCACGTAAAAGAACGCAAAGACGATCTCTTGACGGCTCTACTGATGGACGGTGCACCAGGGCCATTTGTACGTTCGCAGGTGATCGGCACAAGTGAAATCCGCCAAACTGCAGCCTACGAGGAAGTGCACAAACCACTGGGAATATTGGATATAATCGCGGCGCCTGTTTCAACGGCTTCCGATCTGTATGTCTTTGCCTGGTTACGTGATACATTTTATTATGAAAAAGACCGACAACTGGCCGCTTTGCTGCGGGATCAGATCAGGATTGCCATGCGTAATCATTACGTCCTGCGTCAAGCCGAAGAGGTGGGTCATTTCTGTGCAGCCCCGGAGCGGTTGGTATGGGCGGTAGATGTGAAGCCCGACGGTACTCTCCTGCAATGGCCTGATGCACTGCAGAAACACCTTCAAGAGCTTCTCGGGGAAGCCAATCCTGCCAAACTGACAGCCGACTGGGGCTTGTGTGAATGGCTGCGGGGGCGGATCCGCCAATATCCCTGGATGGACGACAGAGAAAGCCGGCGTGTTTTGCACATGGCGTGTGGGCGACCCGTTGTAACCGTTCATTTTTCGGGAGATTCGCAGGAGCGCTACCGGGTGTTTTTTGCTGTCATAAACATATCCGGACCTCCTGATCATTATGGTATGACCGATCGCGAAAAGGACGTTCTCCGCTGGGTGTGTCAAGGAAAACGCAACGAGGAAATCGCCGTTATCCTGGGAATCAGTCCCTTCACGGTGCGTAACCATGTCGAAAAAGTTCT